The following coding sequences lie in one Rhodohalobacter barkolensis genomic window:
- a CDS encoding carboxypeptidase-like regulatory domain-containing protein produces MRRVIFIFLTTTLFFFGLTDLLRAQAIVKGEVVDTDTGQPLQGAHVFLSGTKLGTYSDRSGQYTLRRIPIGSFRIIVTMIGYERMVYNVDVEPGDQLTIDLNLKPVVYEMDEINVDDLGKKWRRNLARFEELFLGMSENADSVFILNPDVLRFDTNFWGRLKAEALAPLEIVNKSLGYEITYYLFEFKHTGHTTYWDGEPLFKEMTPSDPTQKFLWEFNRLKAFHGSMRHFWLSVLEDRVEEEGFHMYRVWEPMFPGDTNNLFKVTAEDIVRPAEKEYLKEVRFSGSLEIVYMREEEDWRYLEWTNERNRGPGWSQVSWLELNERSITVDPSGEVVEPYGAIQQGYLGFHRLADLTPREYRPDGYFKATNR; encoded by the coding sequence ATGCGCCGTGTCATTTTCATATTTCTAACCACCACTCTTTTCTTTTTTGGATTGACAGATCTGCTGCGCGCCCAGGCTATTGTTAAGGGAGAGGTCGTTGATACCGATACCGGACAGCCACTGCAGGGAGCGCACGTCTTCTTATCAGGCACCAAGCTCGGCACCTATTCGGATCGTTCAGGCCAATATACCTTGAGGCGTATTCCAATCGGTTCCTTTCGGATTATTGTCACCATGATCGGGTATGAACGGATGGTCTACAATGTGGATGTTGAGCCGGGAGATCAGTTAACCATCGACCTGAACCTGAAACCTGTAGTGTATGAAATGGATGAAATTAATGTGGATGACCTGGGTAAAAAATGGCGGAGAAACCTGGCTCGGTTTGAAGAATTATTCCTCGGCATGAGCGAAAATGCCGATTCGGTGTTCATCCTCAATCCAGATGTCTTACGCTTTGATACCAACTTCTGGGGACGATTAAAAGCGGAGGCGCTGGCACCCCTTGAGATTGTAAATAAATCATTGGGTTATGAGATAACCTACTACTTGTTCGAGTTCAAACACACAGGACATACCACTTACTGGGATGGAGAACCGCTGTTTAAAGAGATGACCCCATCCGATCCCACACAAAAATTTCTATGGGAATTCAACAGGCTGAAGGCATTTCACGGGTCGATGAGGCATTTCTGGCTGTCGGTGCTGGAAGACCGCGTTGAAGAAGAGGGCTTTCACATGTACAGAGTTTGGGAACCGATGTTTCCCGGGGATACGAATAATCTATTTAAGGTAACCGCTGAGGACATTGTCCGCCCGGCTGAAAAGGAGTACCTGAAAGAGGTGCGGTTTTCAGGATCACTGGAGATCGTTTATATGCGTGAGGAGGAAGATTGGCGCTATCTGGAGTGGACAAACGAACGGAACAGGGGTCCGGGTTGGTCGCAGGTTTCCTGGTTGGAACTCAATGAACGATCCATCACTGTTGACCCATCCGGCGAAGTTGTAGAACCCTATGGCGCCATTCAGCAGGGATATCTCGGTTTCCACCGGCTGGCCGATCTCACCCCGCGCGAATACCGCCCGGATGGATATTTTAAAGCCACCAACCGTTGA